The proteins below come from a single Eucalyptus grandis isolate ANBG69807.140 chromosome 3, ASM1654582v1, whole genome shotgun sequence genomic window:
- the LOC104437346 gene encoding putative inactive cadmium/zinc-transporting ATPase HMA3 isoform X2, with the protein MPSSTEKTYLEVLGLCCASEVPLVEKILRAFDGVNDISVIIPTKTVIVLHDPLIVSQSKLVEALNRVRLEASIRHRGEIDSATKWPSPALIICGLLFGLSFLKYVYHPLKWLALAAVVVGLPPIGLRSLASIKNLTLNINVLVLISVIGTLALQDYWEAASIVFLFSIAQWLELMASHKAMATMSSLASMTPEKAVIAETGESVDVNEVRMNTVLSVKAGEAIPIDGIVVDGKCDVDEKMLTGESYPVAKDIGSTVWAGSINLNGYISMRTTALAKECVVARMAKLVEDAHKKKSHTQGLIDNCAKYYIPGVALVSACIAVVPAALKLQNEDHWFHLAIVVLVGSCPCALILSTPITFFCALSRAAKDGLLFKGGEYLEILAKVKTVAFDKTGTVTRGEFVVTNFQSICKDIDLNTLLYWVSSIESKSSHPMSAAIIDYAHSLSIEAKPEDVEDFQNFPGEGIYGRINSKGIFIGNRRIGLRAGYETESSIETDTNGFIYTGQRLVGKFSLSDACRTGSMEAIDDIKSLGIKTAMLTGDSQAAARSAQSQLDYALDLVYAELLPENKARIIEDFKKGGPTAMIGDGVNDAPALATADVGISMGISGSALAMETGHVILMSNNIGKIPEAIKLARRTFRKLVENVLISISLKGVILGLAFAGYPLVWAAVLTDVGTCLIVILNSMQLLNATSNQEKKFSRSKYGTFSPNSCKKNEVGCAVQRRNTNNKQCSSCCSITANQDSTLSLNALSDVNSETKFSLWKGDCLINLEGFTCKPTTQPAGNLSSFGEIDSITDQPKNFHSSSDNCPSVCFVKSVDIHEDERKLNLGSDASWLFSNAPDSGDAESMAQRVPSNFDEEEIIKHCKQVRTKCCVEAEAIEITPGR; encoded by the exons atgccatCCAGTACAGAAAAAACGTACTTGGAAGTGTTGGGTCTTTGCTGTGCCTCGGAAGTTCCATTGGTCGAGAAGATCTTGAGGGCATTTGACGGAGTCAACGACATATCGGTCATCATCCCGACAAAAACTGTCATCGTCCTCCATGATCCTCTAATCGTTTCTCAGTCCAAACTCG TTGAGGCTCTAAATAGGGTGAGGTTGGAAGCCAGCATTAGACATCGGGGCGAGATTGATTCAGCGACGAAATGGCCATCGCCGGCACTGATCATTTGTGGGTTGTTGTTCGGTTTATCGTTTCTTAAGTATGTTTATCACCCACTGAAATGGCTGGCTCTGGCTGCTGTTGTGGTTGGCCTTCCGCCGATTGGGTTGAGGAGCTTGGCGTCCATCAAGAATCTAACTCTGAATATCAATGTTCTTGTTCTGATTTCAG TGATAGGAACACTTGCCTTGCAAGATTACTGGGAAGCTGCTTCCATAGTCTTCCTGTTTTCCATTGCTCAGTGGCTCGAGTTAATGGCTAGTCACAAG GCTATGGCAACCATGTCATCTTTGGCAAGCATGACTCCAGAAAAAGCTGTTATAGCCGAGACTGGAGAGTCTGTTGATGTTAATGAAGTGCGAATGAACACAGTACTTTCAGTTAAGGCTGGTGAAGCCATACCGATTGATGGAATTGTTGTGGATGGGAAATGTGACGTGGATGAGAAAATGTTGACAGGGGAATCATATCCTGTAGCCAAAGATATAGGTTCGACTGTTTGGGCTGGCTCTATCAACTTAAACG GCTACATTAGCATGAGAACCACGGCTTTGGCTAAAGAATGTGTGGTGGCCCGAATGGCTAAATTAGTCGAGGATGCTCATAAGAAGAAGTCTCATACACAAGGCCTCATAGATAACTGTGCAAAATACTATATTCCAG GAGTTGCTTTGGTGTCGGCTTGTATTGCTGTGGTTCCTGCTGCACTGAAGCTTCAGAATGAAGACCACTGGTTTCACTTGGCAATAGTTGTTCTGGTCGGCTCATGTCCTTGTGCACTCATCCTCTCTACACCCATCACATTCTTCTGTGCACTTTCAAGGGCTGCAAAAGACGGGCTTTTGTTTAAAGGAGGTGAGTACCTTGAAATTCTGGCAAAGGTTAAAACCGTGGCTTTCGACAAAACTGGGACAGTGACAAGAGGAGAGTTTGTGGTGACCAACTTCCAATCAATTTGCAAGGACATCGACCTTAACACTTTGCTCTACTG GGTATCGAGCATCGAGAGTAAATCAAGCCATCCAATGTCAGCTGCAATAATTGATTATGCCCATTCTCTCTCTATTGAGGCAAAGCCTGAAGATGTGGaggattttcaaaattttcctggGGAAGGAATTTATGGTCGAATCAACAGTAAGGGCATTTTTATTGGGAACCGGAGAATCGGTCTAAGGGCTGGCTATGAAACAG AGAGCAGCATTGAAACAGACACAAATGGGTTCATATACACTGGACAAAGGCTGGTGGGCAAGTTCAGTCTCTCAGATGCTTGTAGAACAGGATCGATGGAGGCAATTGATGATATTAAATCACTAGGCATCAAAACTGCCATGCTCACAGGTGATAGCCAAGCTGCAGCCAGGTCCGCACAGTCTCAG CTCGACTATGCCCTAgaccttgtttatgcagaacTCTTGCCAGAAAACAAGGCAAGGATCATAGAAGACTTCAAGAAAGGTGGACCAACTGCAATGATTGGTGACGGAGTAAATGATGCTCCTGCATTAGCCACAGCTGATGTAGGCATCTCAATGGGGATTTCTGGTTCAGCCCTTGCAATGGAGACAGGCCACGTGATTCTCATGTCAAACAACATTGGAAAGATCCCAGAAGCTATTAAACTCGCCAGGAGGACCTTCAGGAAGCTCGTCGAGAACGTACTTATTTCTATATCTCTGAAGGGCGTGATCCTTGGATTAGCCTTTGCTGGGTACCCATTGGTTTGGGCTGCAGTTCTTACAGATGTGGGCACGTGTTTGATCGTGATTCTCAACAGCATGCAACTTCTAAACGCAACGTCaaaccaagaaaagaagttcTCAAGATCCAAGTATGGTACCTTCTCGCCAAACTCGTGCAAGAAGAATGAAGTTGGTTGCGCTGTCCAAAGGAGGAACACTAATAATAAACAATGCAGCAGCTGCTGCTCTATCACTGCAAATCAAGACTCGACCTTGTCATTAAATGCATTGAGTGATGTTAATTCTGAAACGAAATTTAGCTTGTGGAAAGGAGATTGTTTAATTAACCTTGAAGGGTTTACTTGCAAGCCAACGACACAGCCTGCAGGAAACCTGTCTTCATTTGGAGAGATTGATTCTATTACAGACCAACCGAAAAACTTCCACAGCTCAAGTGACAACTGCCCATCAGTTTGTTTCGTTAAATCAGTTG ATATTCACGAGGATGAAAGGAAGCTGAATTTAGGAAGTGACGCATCATGGTTGTTCAGCAATGCACCAGATTCTGGTGATGCTGAATCCATGGCTCAAAGAGTACCCAGTAATTtcgatgaagaagaaatcatcaagCACTGCAAGCAAGTCAGAACGAAATGCTGTGTTGAGGCTGAAGCAATCGAAATCACTCCGGGAAGATGA
- the LOC104437346 gene encoding putative inactive cadmium/zinc-transporting ATPase HMA3 isoform X1 translates to MPSSTEKTYLEVLGLCCASEVPLVEKILRAFDGVNDISVIIPTKTVIVLHDPLIVSQSKLVEALNRVRLEASIRHRGEIDSATKWPSPALIICGLLFGLSFLKYVYHPLKWLALAAVVVGLPPIGLRSLASIKNLTLNINVLVLISVIGTLALQDYWEAASIVFLFSIAQWLELMASHKAMATMSSLASMTPEKAVIAETGESVDVNEVRMNTVLSVKAGEAIPIDGIVVDGKCDVDEKMLTGESYPVAKDIGSTVWAGSINLNGYISMRTTALAKECVVARMAKLVEDAHKKKSHTQGLIDNCAKYYIPGVALVSACIAVVPAALKLQNEDHWFHLAIVVLVGSCPCALILSTPITFFCALSRAAKDGLLFKGGEYLEILAKVKTVAFDKTGTVTRGEFVVTNFQSICKDIDLNTLLYWVSSIESKSSHPMSAAIIDYAHSLSIEAKPEDVEDFQNFPGEGIYGRINSKGIFIGNRRIGLRAGYETESSIETDTNGFIYTGQRLVGKFSLSDACRTGSMEAIDDIKSLGIKTAMLTGDSQAAARSAQSQLDYALDLVYAELLPENKARIIEDFKKGGPTAMIGDGVNDAPALATADVGISMGISGSALAMETGHVILMSNNIGKIPEAIKLARRTFRKLVENVLISISLKGVILGLAFAGYPLVWAAVLTDVGTCLIVILNSMQLLNATSNQEKKFSRSKYGTFSPNSCKKNEVGCAVQRRNTNNKQCSSCCSITANQDSTLSLNALSDVNSETKFSLWKGDCLINLEGFTCKPTTQPAGNLSSFGEIDSITDQPKNFHSSSDNCPSVCFVKSVGKCQSSCCLPVKYIERRSQCSSHCCPSSPDIHEDERKLNLGSDASWLFSNAPDSGDAESMAQRVPSNFDEEEIIKHCKQVRTKCCVEAEAIEITPGR, encoded by the exons atgccatCCAGTACAGAAAAAACGTACTTGGAAGTGTTGGGTCTTTGCTGTGCCTCGGAAGTTCCATTGGTCGAGAAGATCTTGAGGGCATTTGACGGAGTCAACGACATATCGGTCATCATCCCGACAAAAACTGTCATCGTCCTCCATGATCCTCTAATCGTTTCTCAGTCCAAACTCG TTGAGGCTCTAAATAGGGTGAGGTTGGAAGCCAGCATTAGACATCGGGGCGAGATTGATTCAGCGACGAAATGGCCATCGCCGGCACTGATCATTTGTGGGTTGTTGTTCGGTTTATCGTTTCTTAAGTATGTTTATCACCCACTGAAATGGCTGGCTCTGGCTGCTGTTGTGGTTGGCCTTCCGCCGATTGGGTTGAGGAGCTTGGCGTCCATCAAGAATCTAACTCTGAATATCAATGTTCTTGTTCTGATTTCAG TGATAGGAACACTTGCCTTGCAAGATTACTGGGAAGCTGCTTCCATAGTCTTCCTGTTTTCCATTGCTCAGTGGCTCGAGTTAATGGCTAGTCACAAG GCTATGGCAACCATGTCATCTTTGGCAAGCATGACTCCAGAAAAAGCTGTTATAGCCGAGACTGGAGAGTCTGTTGATGTTAATGAAGTGCGAATGAACACAGTACTTTCAGTTAAGGCTGGTGAAGCCATACCGATTGATGGAATTGTTGTGGATGGGAAATGTGACGTGGATGAGAAAATGTTGACAGGGGAATCATATCCTGTAGCCAAAGATATAGGTTCGACTGTTTGGGCTGGCTCTATCAACTTAAACG GCTACATTAGCATGAGAACCACGGCTTTGGCTAAAGAATGTGTGGTGGCCCGAATGGCTAAATTAGTCGAGGATGCTCATAAGAAGAAGTCTCATACACAAGGCCTCATAGATAACTGTGCAAAATACTATATTCCAG GAGTTGCTTTGGTGTCGGCTTGTATTGCTGTGGTTCCTGCTGCACTGAAGCTTCAGAATGAAGACCACTGGTTTCACTTGGCAATAGTTGTTCTGGTCGGCTCATGTCCTTGTGCACTCATCCTCTCTACACCCATCACATTCTTCTGTGCACTTTCAAGGGCTGCAAAAGACGGGCTTTTGTTTAAAGGAGGTGAGTACCTTGAAATTCTGGCAAAGGTTAAAACCGTGGCTTTCGACAAAACTGGGACAGTGACAAGAGGAGAGTTTGTGGTGACCAACTTCCAATCAATTTGCAAGGACATCGACCTTAACACTTTGCTCTACTG GGTATCGAGCATCGAGAGTAAATCAAGCCATCCAATGTCAGCTGCAATAATTGATTATGCCCATTCTCTCTCTATTGAGGCAAAGCCTGAAGATGTGGaggattttcaaaattttcctggGGAAGGAATTTATGGTCGAATCAACAGTAAGGGCATTTTTATTGGGAACCGGAGAATCGGTCTAAGGGCTGGCTATGAAACAG AGAGCAGCATTGAAACAGACACAAATGGGTTCATATACACTGGACAAAGGCTGGTGGGCAAGTTCAGTCTCTCAGATGCTTGTAGAACAGGATCGATGGAGGCAATTGATGATATTAAATCACTAGGCATCAAAACTGCCATGCTCACAGGTGATAGCCAAGCTGCAGCCAGGTCCGCACAGTCTCAG CTCGACTATGCCCTAgaccttgtttatgcagaacTCTTGCCAGAAAACAAGGCAAGGATCATAGAAGACTTCAAGAAAGGTGGACCAACTGCAATGATTGGTGACGGAGTAAATGATGCTCCTGCATTAGCCACAGCTGATGTAGGCATCTCAATGGGGATTTCTGGTTCAGCCCTTGCAATGGAGACAGGCCACGTGATTCTCATGTCAAACAACATTGGAAAGATCCCAGAAGCTATTAAACTCGCCAGGAGGACCTTCAGGAAGCTCGTCGAGAACGTACTTATTTCTATATCTCTGAAGGGCGTGATCCTTGGATTAGCCTTTGCTGGGTACCCATTGGTTTGGGCTGCAGTTCTTACAGATGTGGGCACGTGTTTGATCGTGATTCTCAACAGCATGCAACTTCTAAACGCAACGTCaaaccaagaaaagaagttcTCAAGATCCAAGTATGGTACCTTCTCGCCAAACTCGTGCAAGAAGAATGAAGTTGGTTGCGCTGTCCAAAGGAGGAACACTAATAATAAACAATGCAGCAGCTGCTGCTCTATCACTGCAAATCAAGACTCGACCTTGTCATTAAATGCATTGAGTGATGTTAATTCTGAAACGAAATTTAGCTTGTGGAAAGGAGATTGTTTAATTAACCTTGAAGGGTTTACTTGCAAGCCAACGACACAGCCTGCAGGAAACCTGTCTTCATTTGGAGAGATTGATTCTATTACAGACCAACCGAAAAACTTCCACAGCTCAAGTGACAACTGCCCATCAGTTTGTTTCGTTAAATCAGTTGGTAAGTGCCAGTCATCCTGCTGTTTGCCTGTCAAATACATAGAGAGAAGGTCACAATGTTCTTCTCACTGTTGTCCTTCAAGTCCAGATATTCACGAGGATGAAAGGAAGCTGAATTTAGGAAGTGACGCATCATGGTTGTTCAGCAATGCACCAGATTCTGGTGATGCTGAATCCATGGCTCAAAGAGTACCCAGTAATTtcgatgaagaagaaatcatcaagCACTGCAAGCAAGTCAGAACGAAATGCTGTGTTGAGGCTGAAGCAATCGAAATCACTCCGGGAAGATGA